GCAGGTAGAAACGGTGCAGGCCGATCGGGCCGCCTACAAATGCCAGCCAAGCGGCCAAAGTTTTGTTTTTCATGGGGCCGATTATTCAGGCGAATTGCTGTCTGCCGCGCCCAGGGCCTTTTCCATCATCACCACGTCCAGCCAGCGGCCAAATTTCCAGCCGCAGGCGCGCAGCACGCCCACGTGGGTAAAGCCCAGCGATTGGTGTACGCCAATCGAGCCCGCATTGGCCGAGTCGCCGATCACGGCGATCAGTTTGCGCACGCCTACGCGTTCGGCCTGGGCCGCCAATTCGGCCAGCAACAGGCGCCCCCAGCCTTTGCCGCCGCTGTCGGGGGCCAGGTAGACCGAGTCTTCGGCCGAAAACCGGTAGGCCGGGCGCGGCTTGAACCAGTTGCAGTAGGCAAAGCCCAGCACCTGGTCGTCATCGGTCAACACGAGGTAGGGCAGGCCCTTGGCCAGCACGTCGGCGCGGCGGGTGGCCATGTCTTCGGCGGTGGGCGGGGTGGTCTCGAACGTGCCGGTGCCATGCAGGACGTGGTGGCTGTAAATGGCGGTTATAGCGGCAATATCTTCGTCGCGGGCGGGGCGGATGGTGGGCATGGCTGAGGAGGGGGTTGGGTCGCGGTATAATGGAAGGCTTTTCAGCGTGTCACTGGCTAGGTGGTCAGTTGCGTGTCTCAACGCTGGGATAAACGTCAAGTAAGCGCCGACTGCCTACTTGGTGCACTTGATAAACGGCTGGAATCATTTTCAGCCACCCCGAAGGATAAATCATGGTCGTTATTCGACTCGCCCGTGGCGGTGCAAAAGCACGCCCGTTTTTCAATATCGTTGTGACCGACAAGCGCACCCGCCGCGACGGTCGTTTCATTGAGCGTATTGGTTTTTACAACCCTATCGCTACTGCCAATGAAGAAAGCATCCGCATTGCACAAGACCGCCTGACCCACTGGCGTAGCGTCGGTGCCCAGGCTTCCCCCACCGTGGAACGTCTGATTGCACAAGCTGCCAAAAAAGCAGCCCCTGCCGCCTAAATAGGACCAGCGGGCCCGCAGCATCGCGCTGTTTGCCTGCTCCGCACCACCATGATGCCCTCACTCGAAACCGCTGATTTACCGGCGGATGCCATTGAAGTAGGGCGCATCGGTGATGCCTGGGGGATCAAAGGCTGGTTCAAGGTCGTCTCCCACAGCGCCGCACCCGAGGCGCTTTTTTCTTCCAAACGCTGGTTTTTGCAGCCCACCGAGCGGGGTGCCAAAACCTTTGCCGGCACCAAGCTGCTGCGCGTGATTGAAGCCAAAGAACATTCTGGCGGTGTCGTCGCCCAGGCCCATGAGGTCGTGGGGCGCGATGCAGCCGAGGCATTGCGCGGTTCGCGTATTTTCGTGGCCCGCACCAGTTTCCCCAGTGTCTCTACCGATGAGTACTACTGGGTCGACTTGATCGGCCTGGAGGTGGTCAACCGCGAAGGCGTTGCGCTGGGGCAGGTCAAAGAGCTGCTGTCTACCGGGGCTCAAACCGTGCTGGTCATTGCCTACCAGGAAGCGGACGAAGCCGGTGTGGTGCAGGCCCTGGAGCGTATGGTGCCGTTTGTGGCCGTGTACGTGGACAAGGTCGATTTGCCTGGGCGTCTCATTACCGTCGACTGGCAGCCCGACTACTGAACTGGCAGGCACTGCGCATGCGGTTCGACATCATCAGTCTGTTCCCCGAGCTGTTTACGCCGTTTTTGACCAGCGGCGTGACGCGCCGCGCGTTTGAATCGGGTCTGGTTGAGCTGCACCTGTGGAACCCCCGTGATTTTGCCGATGGCAACTACCGCCGGGTCGATGACCGACCTTTCGGCGGCGGCCCGGGCATGGTCATGTTGGCCGAGCCTTTGGCGCGCTGTCTGGCAGCCATCCAGGCGGCCCGCGCGGACGCTGCCCCCGTCGTTTTATTTTCCCCTTTGGGCCCCGCGCTCACGCACGCCACGGTAGAAACCTGGTCCGCCAGCGCGGGTGCGGTGCTGGTGTGTGGCCGCTACGAAGGCATCGACCAGCGCTTCATCGACCGTTTCGTGACCCACCAGATCAGTCTGGGCGACTTTGTGCTGTCGGGCGGTGAAATTGCAGCCCTGGCCTTGCTGGATGCGGTGGCGCGTTTGCAGCCCGGCGTGCTGAACGACGCAGGCAGCCACCAGTTTGACAGCTTCAACCCCGCACTCGACGGCCTGCTGGACTGCCCGCACTACACCCGCCCCGAAACCTGGGAAGGCCACGCCGTGCCTGCCGCGCTGTTGTCGGGCCACCACGTGCAGATCGAGCGCTGGCGGCGCGACCAGCGCTTGCAGCTTACGGCCCAACGCCGCCCCGACCTGCTACAGGCCGCCCGCGCCGCGGGCCGCCTGGGCCGTGACGACGAGCGCTTTCTGAAGAGCCTGCCACCCGTCTGAAAAGGCCGTTTGGCGCAAAATGCTATACTCAAAGGCTTTTCGATCCTATACCCGGCCGCTTTCCATTCTGGTAAAGCACTAGCTAATTTTGGCGCGGGCATGATCACAAGAGGAAAACCATGAACTTAATCGAAATCCTGGAACAAGAAGAAATCGCCCGCTTGGCCAAGGTGATCCCGTCGTTCGCCCCTGGCGACACCGTGATCGTCAGCGTCAACGTGGTTGAAGGCGCGCGCAAGCGTGTGCAGGCCTATGAAGGTGTCGTGATTGCCAAGCGCAACCGTGGCCTCAACAGCGGCTTCACCGTGCGCAAGATCTCCAGCGGCGAAGGCGTGGAGCGTACGTTCCAAACCTACAGCCCGCTGATCGCCGGCATCGAAGTCAAGCGCCGTGGTGACGTGCGCCGCGCCAAGCTGTACTACCTGCGTGACCGCAGCGGTAAGTCGGCGCGTATCAAGGAAAAGTTGCCTAACCGCATCAAGGTGGCAGCCGCCAAGGCCGCCGCAGCTGCAGCGTAATCTGCACTGTTCCTTGAAAAAGCCGCCACATGCGTCAAGCTGTGGCGGCTTTTTTCATGCGTCTTTGAGATCCTGAGATGTCCCAATTACCCCTTACCCCTTTGTCGAAGCTGCCCAACTTTGACCCGCGCCAGGTGCCCGTGCTGGGCCATGACGCGCACCTGCCTGCGGTGGCTGCGGCGCACCTGCTGCCCGACGCCCTGCGCCAACGCTTCCAGAGCCCGCCGGTATGGC
This sequence is a window from Rhodoferax sp. WC2427. Protein-coding genes within it:
- the rimM gene encoding ribosome maturation factor RimM (Essential for efficient processing of 16S rRNA), which translates into the protein MMPSLETADLPADAIEVGRIGDAWGIKGWFKVVSHSAAPEALFSSKRWFLQPTERGAKTFAGTKLLRVIEAKEHSGGVVAQAHEVVGRDAAEALRGSRIFVARTSFPSVSTDEYYWVDLIGLEVVNREGVALGQVKELLSTGAQTVLVIAYQEADEAGVVQALERMVPFVAVYVDKVDLPGRLITVDWQPDY
- the rplS gene encoding 50S ribosomal protein L19, whose product is MNLIEILEQEEIARLAKVIPSFAPGDTVIVSVNVVEGARKRVQAYEGVVIAKRNRGLNSGFTVRKISSGEGVERTFQTYSPLIAGIEVKRRGDVRRAKLYYLRDRSGKSARIKEKLPNRIKVAAAKAAAAAA
- the rpsP gene encoding 30S ribosomal protein S16; the encoded protein is MVVIRLARGGAKARPFFNIVVTDKRTRRDGRFIERIGFYNPIATANEESIRIAQDRLTHWRSVGAQASPTVERLIAQAAKKAAPAA
- the trmD gene encoding tRNA (guanosine(37)-N1)-methyltransferase TrmD gives rise to the protein MRFDIISLFPELFTPFLTSGVTRRAFESGLVELHLWNPRDFADGNYRRVDDRPFGGGPGMVMLAEPLARCLAAIQAARADAAPVVLFSPLGPALTHATVETWSASAGAVLVCGRYEGIDQRFIDRFVTHQISLGDFVLSGGEIAALALLDAVARLQPGVLNDAGSHQFDSFNPALDGLLDCPHYTRPETWEGHAVPAALLSGHHVQIERWRRDQRLQLTAQRRPDLLQAARAAGRLGRDDERFLKSLPPV
- a CDS encoding N-acetyltransferase family protein, translated to MPTIRPARDEDIAAITAIYSHHVLHGTGTFETTPPTAEDMATRRADVLAKGLPYLVLTDDDQVLGFAYCNWFKPRPAYRFSAEDSVYLAPDSGGKGWGRLLLAELAAQAERVGVRKLIAVIGDSANAGSIGVHQSLGFTHVGVLRACGWKFGRWLDVVMMEKALGAADSNSPE